Part of the Micromonospora rhizosphaerae genome is shown below.
CCTCAAGGTCGAATCCGGCGAAGACCTCGCGCAGGTGCGCCTCGGCCGCGGCCGGGTCACGGTCCGGGGCGTACCGGTAGTTGATCTCGATCTCGCAGCGGTCGGGGATGACGTTGCCGGCCACCCCGCCGGTGATCCGGACCGCGTTCAGCCCTTCCCGGTAGTCGCAGCCGTCAATGGTGACCCGCCGTGCCTCGTACGCCGTCAGGCGGCGCAGCACCTCGCTGGCGCCGTGGATGGCGTTCACCCCGTGCCAGGAGCGCGCGGCGTGCGCCCGCTCCCCGTGTGTGGTGACGACCGCTCGCATGGTGCCCTGGCAGCCGGCCTCGACGATCCCGTACGTCGGCTCCAGCAGCACCGCGAAGTCCGCCGCCAGCCACTCCGGGTGCGCCTCGGCGACCAGGGTGAGCCCGTTGTACTTCGACTCGATCTCCTCGGCCTCGTAGAAGAAGTACGTCACGTCGTAGCGCGGGTCGGGCAGGGTCACCGCCAGGTGCAGCGCGAACGCCACCCCCGACTTCATGTCGGAGGTGCCGCAGCCGTACATGAGGTCGCCGCGCATGGTGGACGGGAAGTTGTTGTTCAGCGGGACCGTGTCCAGGTGACCGGCGAGCACCACCCGCTGCGCCCGGCCCAGGTCGGTACGGGCCATCACCGTGTTGCCGTGCCGGAACGTGGTCAGGTGCGGCACGCCCCGCAGCACCTCCTCCACGCAGTCGGCAATCGCCTTCTCGTTGAGGGAGACGGACTCTATGTCGACCAGGGCGCGCGTGAGCGCCACCGGATCAGCCAGCACCTCGGGGGTCAGCGGGTTCTCCATGGGTGGCACGGTACCGTCAGGTCACGTGAGCGCGAGGAGTGAGCTTGCGAGCCCCGCAGTCGCGAACGAAAGGTGAATCAGTGACGTCCGCAGTCTCCGCCTGGGGCATCGGCCTGGCCACCGTTACCGCTGACGATCAGGTGCTCGACACCTGGTACCCGACCGGCAAGCTCGGACTCGGCGAGCTGCCGCTGGTCCCCGGCGAGGACCAGGCCGACGTGCTCGACCTGCCGCCCGGCGCGATCGGCGAGCGGGCGCTACCCGGGTTGCGTACGGTCGAGGTGACCACCGTGATCGGCTCGCTGGACGACCCGATCAAGGACGCCGCCGACGCGTACCTCCGGTTGCACCTGCTCTCCCACCGCCTGGCGCGACCCAACGAGCTCAACCTCGACGGCATCTTCGGCAAGCTGGCCAACGTGGCCTGGACCTCCGCCGGCCCGTGCCCACCGGAGCGGGTGGACGAGCTGCGGGTCATCGAGCGGGCGGCCGGCCGCTACCTCGCGGTGTACGGGGTGGACAAGTTCCCCCGGATGACCGACTACGTGGTCCCCTCCGGCGTGCGGATCGCCGACGCGGACCGCGTCCGGCTCGGCGCGCACCTGGCCCCCGGTACCACCGTGATGCACGAGGGCTTCGTGAACTTCAACGCGGGCACGCTCGGCACCTCGATGGTCGAGGGGCGGATCGTCCAGGGCGTGCTGGTCGGTGACGGCTCCGACATCGGCGGCGGCGCCTCCATCATGGGCACCCTCTCCGGTGGCGGCACCGAGAAGATCAGCATCGGCGAGCGGAGCCTGATCGGCGCGAACGCCGGGGTGGGCATCTCGCTCGGCGACGACTGCGTGGTCGAGGCGGGCTGCTACGTCACCGCCGCCTCGAAGATCACCCTGCCGGACGGCCGGGTGGTCAAGGCCCGCGAGCTCTCCGGCGTGAAGGGCCTGCTCTTCTGGCGCAACTCGGTGACCGGCGCGCTGGAGGCGAGGCCGCGCACCGGCAAGGGCATCGAGCTGAACGTCGCCCTGCACGTCAACGACTGAGGGTCGGGTCGAGCAAACCCGTACGCGAGCCGGCCCGACCCGTCAGGCCGGCGGAGGCTCGACCAGGCGTACCACCAGGTCGGCGTGGGCGGCGGTGCCGGAGACCAGCGTGGCGTTGACCTCGTCGCTGCCCAGCGCCCAGGCTCGCGCCTGCTCCGGCGGCTTCCCGAACGCCTCGTGCCGGGCGGTCAGCCGGCGCACCCGCAGCTCGGCGTCGAGGTCGAGGAACCAGACCTCGTGCAGCAGGGTGCGCACCTCCTCCCACGGATCGTTCCGCAGCAGGAGGTAGTTGCCCTCGGTCACCACCAGCCGGACCTCGGGCGGCACCTCGATCGCCCCGGCGATCGGCTCCTCCAGATCCCGGCGGAACGCCGGCGCCCAGACCGAGGTCGGTTCCAGCCGGCGCAGTCGCCGCAGCGTCGAGACGAAGCCGTTGGCGTCGAAGGTGTCCGGGGCGCCCTTCCGCCCGTCCCGGCCGAGCCGCACCAGCTCGGACTGGGCGAGGTGGAAGCCGTCCATCGGCACCAGCCGGGCGGCCGGGCCGACCGCGGCGACGATCCGCTCGGCCAGGGTGGATTTGCCCGCCCCGGGGGCGCCGGCGATGCCGAGCAGCTGGCGTGGGCCTGCGACGGCCAGGGCCCGCGCCCGGTCGGCCAGTTCGTCGAAGGGGAGGACCTGCGCCGCGGGCATCAGCCGAGAACCGCCACGATCGGACCGTCCGCCATGCCCCTCACCCTAGTAGTGCGCCGATCCGGACGGCGACGGTGCCGCCCGGGCCACCGGTCAGGCAGCCTCGGCGACCATCGGCAGGTGTCCGGTGTAGGTGACCCCGCCGCCGTCGACTCGGCAGCCCGTCAGGTGACCGCCCGCCGCTCCCAGCTCCCGCAGGTACGCCAGCTCCCCCTCGTGGTCGACGGTGGCGGGGAACTGCCGGTGATGGGTGCTGAACGCGCGACCGTGCAACGCGAGGCGGGCCGTCCGCGCCTCGCCGAGGTGGGCGGTGAGCGTCGTGGCGTCACCGTCCCGCAGCGCGTCGGTCAGCCCGTCGAGGAAGGAGCGGACCGCGGCCAGCTCGGACAGCACCTGTCCCCGGTTGCCGAGCAGCATGTTCGCGGTCCGCTCGGGCGGGCCGCCGGCCACTCGGGTGCCGTCGGAGAAGCTACCGGCGGCGAGGGCGAGCACCGCGTCGCGCAGCGCGGCCCGCTGCACCGCCCCGGCGAGCGCGCCGGCCAGCAGGTGCGGCACGTGTGAGCTGAGCGCCGCCACCGCGTCGTGCTCCGGCGCCGACATGGGCACCACCCGGGCGCGGAAGACGTCGATGATCAGCGCGGCGAGCCGGCGGAACGCCATCATCCCCGTCGGGCCCGGACAGAGCACCCAGGCGGCCCCGTCGAGCAGCGCCGGGGTGGCCGACGCGACGCCGGCCCGGTCGGCGCCGGCCATCGGATGGCCGGGGACGAACCGGTGTCCGAGCCCCTGGGCGGCGGCCGACGCGGCCACCTCCGCCTTCG
Proteins encoded:
- the dapE gene encoding succinyl-diaminopimelate desuccinylase is translated as MENPLTPEVLADPVALTRALVDIESVSLNEKAIADCVEEVLRGVPHLTTFRHGNTVMARTDLGRAQRVVLAGHLDTVPLNNNFPSTMRGDLMYGCGTSDMKSGVAFALHLAVTLPDPRYDVTYFFYEAEEIESKYNGLTLVAEAHPEWLAADFAVLLEPTYGIVEAGCQGTMRAVVTTHGERAHAARSWHGVNAIHGASEVLRRLTAYEARRVTIDGCDYREGLNAVRITGGVAGNVIPDRCEIEINYRYAPDRDPAAAEAHLREVFAGFDLEVTDSAAGALPGLAAPPAQEFLAAVGAAPIGKLGWTDVARFAAMGIPALNFGPGDPNLAHHKDEHVELAKIRDGAATLHRWLAPA
- the dapD gene encoding 2,3,4,5-tetrahydropyridine-2,6-dicarboxylate N-succinyltransferase, which encodes MTSAVSAWGIGLATVTADDQVLDTWYPTGKLGLGELPLVPGEDQADVLDLPPGAIGERALPGLRTVEVTTVIGSLDDPIKDAADAYLRLHLLSHRLARPNELNLDGIFGKLANVAWTSAGPCPPERVDELRVIERAAGRYLAVYGVDKFPRMTDYVVPSGVRIADADRVRLGAHLAPGTTVMHEGFVNFNAGTLGTSMVEGRIVQGVLVGDGSDIGGGASIMGTLSGGGTEKISIGERSLIGANAGVGISLGDDCVVEAGCYVTAASKITLPDGRVVKARELSGVKGLLFWRNSVTGALEARPRTGKGIELNVALHVND
- a CDS encoding nucleoside/nucleotide kinase family protein translates to MPAAQVLPFDELADRARALAVAGPRQLLGIAGAPGAGKSTLAERIVAAVGPAARLVPMDGFHLAQSELVRLGRDGRKGAPDTFDANGFVSTLRRLRRLEPTSVWAPAFRRDLEEPIAGAIEVPPEVRLVVTEGNYLLLRNDPWEEVRTLLHEVWFLDLDAELRVRRLTARHEAFGKPPEQARAWALGSDEVNATLVSGTAAHADLVVRLVEPPPA
- a CDS encoding prephenate dehydrogenase, producing MVGRAGGQARAAVVGTGLIGGSVLLRLRDAGLDVAGWDPDPTTRRYAREQGVACPDAVEEAVAGRDVVFLCGPLPTLPETLSRVAGATDDGCVLTDVGSTKAEVAASAAAQGLGHRFVPGHPMAGADRAGVASATPALLDGAAWVLCPGPTGMMAFRRLAALIIDVFRARVVPMSAPEHDAVAALSSHVPHLLAGALAGAVQRAALRDAVLALAAGSFSDGTRVAGGPPERTANMLLGNRGQVLSELAAVRSFLDGLTDALRDGDATTLTAHLGEARTARLALHGRAFSTHHRQFPATVDHEGELAYLRELGAAGGHLTGCRVDGGGVTYTGHLPMVAEAA